A single Triticum dicoccoides isolate Atlit2015 ecotype Zavitan chromosome 2A, WEW_v2.0, whole genome shotgun sequence DNA region contains:
- the LOC119357480 gene encoding putative F-box protein At3g17490 codes for MLLRSGQRLAAQEEAGRTAVPRRRSRARSDPLAGFPDEILQQEILPRLPAKSMIRCRAVCRSWRSLASDPAFLLDHHRRQPALPLISSCRISVDGSDRGLESRLSAIHLRSAKLGPSFEFPFRGSFGVVASCDGLFVVGSYIICNPATHEWATLRQDAKPIENLFALFRHQPSGEFCVMYWKNNSMELICRQEYYILTVGTNNSWQVDCPLTEVLAEEPSIFGAPVLLNGSLHIHWRRRSDVRYHRIRVFDTVAETSRQMRPPPVNPRHVMHLLDLGGKLAASTSKDGMTGMSIFVLQDPEHDVWAFQYRIKLPVMEIRRFEEQGDWWAKVVSEEGDVLFSCYGHLLQYDKKGNLVRKFMYDDDMPVVIPHRFKESLIQHTFFQKTKKN; via the coding sequence ATGCTCCTCCGTTCTGGGCAGCGCCTGGCCGCCCAGGAAGAAGCGGGGCGGACGGCCGTGccgaggaggagaagcagggcaAGGTCGGACCCGCTCGCCGGCTTCCCCGATGAGATCCTGCAGCAGGAGATCTTGCCCCGCCTCCCGGCCAAGTCCATGATCCGCTGCCGCGCCGTCTGCCGGTCCTGGCGCAGCCTCGCGTCCGACCCGGCCTTCCTCCTCGACCACCACCGACGCCAGCCGGCCCTTCCCCTGATTAGTTCCTGCCGAATCTCTGTCGACGGGTCCGACCGCGGCCTCGAATCCCGCCTCAGCGCAATCCACCTCCGGTCCGCGAAGCTCGGCCCCTCTTTTGAGTTCCCGTTCCGCGGCTCTTTCGGCGTCGTCGCCTCCTGCGACGGCCTTTTCGTCGTCGGCAGCTACATCATCTGCAACCCAGCCACGCACGAGTGGGctaccctccggcaggacgccaagCCCATAGAAAATCTCTTTGCCCTCTTCCGGCACCAACCTTCAGGCGAGTTCTGTGTGATGTACTGGAAAAACAACTCCATGGAGTTGATCTGTCGGCAGGAGTATTACATCCTCACCGTGGGAACCAACAATTCATGGCAAGTCGATTGTCCGTTAACCGAGGTTTTGGCCGAGGAACCATCCATCTTTGGCGCGCCGGTCCTTCTCAACGGCAGCCTGCACATACACTGGAGGAGACGGTCAGATGTCCGCTACCACAGGATACGGGTGTTTGACACAGTGGCAGAGACGTCGCGGCAGATGAGGCCGCCGCCTGTGAACCCCCGccatgttatgcacttgcttgaccTGGGTGGCAAGCTTGCTGCGTCCACCAGCAAGGATGGCATGACTGGGATGTCCATTTTTGTGCTTCAGGATCCTGAGCACGATGTCTGGGCGTTCCAGTACCGGATCAAACTGCCTGTGATGGAAATCAGGCGCTTTGAGGAGCAAGGTGATTGGTGGGCAAAGGTTGTCTCCGAGGAGGGGGACGTGCTTTTCAGCTGCTATGGCCATCTCCTGCAATATGACAAGAAGGGTAATTTGGTACGTAAGTTCATGTATGATGATGACATGCCGGTAGTCATTCCTCACAGGTTCAAAGAGAGTCTTATCCAGCATACATTTTTCCAAAAGACAAAGAAGAATTGA